Proteins encoded in a region of the Phaenicophaeus curvirostris isolate KB17595 chromosome 1, BPBGC_Pcur_1.0, whole genome shotgun sequence genome:
- the LOC138728530 gene encoding chloride intracellular channel protein 6-like: MGSPAALEEEEDEEKQEHDISLFVKAGSDGESIGNCPFSQRLFMILWLKGVIFNVTTVDLKRKPADLQNLAPGTNPPFMTFDGEVKTDVNKIEEFLEEKLAPPRYPKLAPNHPESNSAGNDVFAKFSAFIKNPRKDANENLEKSLLKALRKLDNYLNSPLPDEIDAYSTEEITVSNRKFLDGDELTLADCNLLPKLHIIKVVAKKYRNFDFPPEMTGISRYLNNAYARDEFTNTCPADQEIEYAYLDVAKRMK; encoded by the exons GCTGGCAGCGATGGGGAAAGTATTGGAAATTGCCCATTCTCTCAGCGTCTCTTTATGATTCTGTGGCTAAAAGGTGTCATATTTAATGTCACAACTGTGGATTTGAAAAG AAAACCTGCTGACCTCCAGAACCTTGCCCCAGGAACAAACCCCCCCTTCATGACATTTGATGGTGAAGTGAAAACCGATGTCAACAAGATCGAGGAGTTCTTGGAAGAAAAGCTAGCACCACCCCG GTATCCCAAACTTGCACCGAACCACCCCGAGTCTAACTCTGCAGGAAATGATGTTTTTGCAAAATTCTCTGCCTTCATAAAGAACCCAAGAAAAGATGCTAATGAAA ATTTGGAAAAATCTTTGCTTAAAGCCCTGAGGAAGCTGGACAACTATTTAAACAGCCCCTTGCCTGATGAAATTGATGCTTACAGCACTGAGGAGATCACTGTTTCCAACCGGAAATTCCTGGATGGAGATGAGCTCACCTTAGCGGATTGCAACCTCCTACCAAAGCTCCATATAATCAAg gttgttgcaaaaaaatatagaaattttGATTTTCCACCTGAAATGACAGGGATTTCAAGATACTTGAACAATGCGTATGCAAGAGACGAATTCACAAACACTTGTCCTGCCGATCAAGAAATTGAGTATGCATATTTGGATGTTGCAAAGAGAATGAAGTAA